Proteins co-encoded in one Candidatus Rokuibacteriota bacterium genomic window:
- a CDS encoding OsmC family protein: protein MNAEELRSVQTPLKERYREAPDAAFITLRAQGRLGEGVSCKIETGKALVVAGLHPATGGSGQSACSGDMLLEALVACAGVTLNAVATALGIELRDASLLAEGDLDFRGTLGLSKEVPVGFQDIRLQITLDTDASEEQLATLLRLTERYCVVYQTLAHPPALAVVRKSATVE from the coding sequence ATGAATGCGGAAGAGTTGCGGTCGGTCCAGACGCCTCTGAAAGAGCGTTACCGCGAGGCGCCGGACGCCGCGTTCATCACCCTGCGCGCACAGGGGCGTCTCGGTGAGGGCGTCAGCTGCAAGATCGAGACAGGCAAGGCGCTCGTCGTGGCGGGGTTGCATCCCGCCACGGGCGGGAGTGGCCAGAGCGCGTGCTCAGGCGACATGCTGCTCGAGGCTCTGGTGGCCTGCGCTGGCGTGACTCTCAATGCCGTCGCCACGGCACTCGGCATCGAGTTGCGAGACGCCTCACTCCTGGCAGAAGGTGATCTCGACTTCCGCGGAACTCTGGGCCTGTCAAAGGAGGTTCCCGTCGGCTTCCAGGACATACGGCTCCAGATCACGCTCGACACCGATGCCTCGGAGGAGCAGCTTGCCACTCTCCTGCGCCTGACGGAGAGGTATTGCGTTGTGTACCAAACGCTCGCGCATCCGCCGGCGCTGGCGGTTGTTCGAAAGTCCGCAACAGTCGAATGA
- a CDS encoding cyclase family protein codes for MALVDLSVLTSPTMGVPPALRSNRPKLETVVRPSTQSQEMVRIGFIRNLCIHTGTHVDAPCHALTGKREIAEVELDRLVGEAVVLDLGEVAANEAVDRGHLEAVGRDVRGGDIVVLYSHWSERRWGHDDYWTDSPYLTLDAARWLVAQHPRAIVFDFFEEYDARFADFDPIGFKVHREILGHDVLIVEHVVNLRTLPRRGAQFFAAPLKLDGMDGSPVRAFALVP; via the coding sequence ATGGCGCTAGTCGACCTCAGTGTGCTCACGTCGCCGACGATGGGGGTGCCGCCGGCGCTTCGTAGTAATCGGCCGAAGCTGGAGACCGTCGTCCGGCCCTCGACGCAGAGCCAGGAGATGGTTCGCATCGGCTTCATCCGGAATCTCTGCATCCACACGGGCACGCACGTCGACGCCCCCTGCCACGCGCTCACAGGGAAGCGGGAGATCGCCGAGGTCGAGCTCGACCGCCTCGTCGGCGAGGCCGTGGTGCTGGACCTCGGCGAAGTCGCGGCCAACGAGGCGGTCGATCGCGGGCACCTCGAGGCGGTCGGGCGCGACGTGCGAGGAGGTGACATCGTCGTCCTCTACAGCCATTGGTCGGAGCGGCGGTGGGGGCACGACGACTACTGGACGGACTCCCCGTACCTCACGCTGGACGCAGCCCGGTGGCTCGTCGCCCAGCACCCGCGGGCCATCGTATTCGACTTCTTTGAGGAGTATGACGCACGTTTCGCTGACTTTGATCCCATCGGCTTCAAGGTGCACCGCGAGATCCTGGGCCACGACGTTCTGATCGTGGAGCACGTCGTCAACCTGCGCACTCTCCCACGGCGCGGCGCTCAGTTCTTCGCGGCGCCCCTCAAGCTCGACGGCATGGACGGCAGCCCCGTCCGCGCGTTCGCCCTGGTTCCGTGA
- a CDS encoding ABC transporter substrate-binding protein gives MSKIPRRKIVLTGAALLAVPRVAFAQKQTKIWRIGFLTNGTVKSSQGQLDAFVRGLGELGYTDGKNVILEPRWAEGKLDRLPALVAELLARKIDLLFAPSGVAAQAAKRSGTTIPIVFALAPDPVGQGFGQSFAHPGGNMTGLTSTHTELSAKRMELLKEAFPRTKRIAALYFLAPSAAGVAEQLAETERAAKVLGVALVTEESPRVEDFDRAFASIRTRRPDALIVIENPLFFTNRVRLTELAAALRIPAIYNVSEYVHVGGLMSYGASYADLCRRAAAYAVKILNGTLPGDLPIERPTKFELVINVKTARAIGLTIPQSVLLRADDTVR, from the coding sequence GTGAGCAAGATTCCACGCAGAAAGATCGTGCTGACCGGCGCTGCGCTACTCGCAGTGCCGCGGGTGGCCTTTGCGCAGAAACAGACCAAGATCTGGCGCATCGGCTTCCTCACCAATGGCACCGTCAAGTCCAGCCAGGGGCAACTCGATGCGTTCGTGCGCGGCCTGGGCGAACTCGGGTACACCGACGGAAAGAACGTCATCCTCGAGCCGCGCTGGGCCGAGGGAAAACTGGACCGGCTCCCCGCGCTCGTCGCCGAGTTGCTGGCGCGGAAGATTGACCTGTTGTTCGCGCCATCGGGTGTCGCTGCGCAGGCTGCCAAGAGGTCCGGTACCACGATACCGATCGTATTTGCGCTGGCACCCGATCCGGTAGGCCAGGGGTTCGGCCAGAGCTTCGCGCATCCCGGCGGGAACATGACGGGCTTGACCAGTACCCATACCGAGCTGTCGGCCAAGCGCATGGAATTGCTCAAGGAGGCGTTCCCGAGGACCAAGCGCATCGCCGCTCTGTATTTCTTGGCCCCATCGGCAGCAGGCGTGGCGGAGCAGCTGGCAGAAACCGAGCGCGCGGCGAAAGTTCTCGGCGTTGCACTCGTGACGGAGGAGTCTCCGCGAGTGGAGGATTTCGATCGCGCGTTCGCGAGCATCCGGACACGGCGCCCCGACGCGCTCATCGTCATCGAAAATCCGCTGTTCTTTACCAACAGGGTGCGCCTCACTGAGTTGGCGGCGGCACTCCGAATCCCGGCGATCTACAATGTCTCGGAATATGTCCATGTCGGCGGCCTGATGAGCTACGGCGCGAGTTATGCCGATCTGTGCCGGCGCGCGGCCGCTTATGCGGTCAAGATCCTGAATGGGACTTTGCCGGGTGACTTGCCGATCGAGCGGCCGACGAAATTCGAATTGGTGATCAACGTGAAGACCGCCAGAGCCATCGGCCTCACGATCCCCCAATCAGTGCTGCTACGCGCCGACGATACAGTCAGATAG
- a CDS encoding MerR family transcriptional regulator, with the protein MARDGLLIGEVAAKSGVSRKALRLYEKAGILPPSRRTASGYRVYGPDTLALLGFVTQARRLGFRLDEIKRIVALKRSGRAPCKHVLDLVRVKLENIEQALTDLAEVRGQLRGLLRSWPSRRYRSAAVCPCIEHLTVVKGGR; encoded by the coding sequence ATGGCACGCGATGGCCTGTTGATCGGGGAAGTAGCGGCGAAGAGCGGAGTCAGCCGGAAGGCGCTCCGCCTCTACGAGAAGGCCGGCATCCTTCCGCCCTCGCGTCGTACCGCGTCGGGCTACCGCGTGTATGGCCCCGACACGCTGGCGCTCCTCGGGTTCGTCACGCAAGCGCGGCGCCTCGGTTTCCGACTGGACGAGATCAAGCGCATCGTGGCGCTCAAGCGGTCAGGTCGAGCGCCATGCAAGCACGTCCTGGACCTCGTTCGCGTGAAGCTCGAGAACATCGAACAGGCGCTCACGGACCTGGCAGAAGTGCGTGGGCAGCTTCGCGGGCTGCTACGGTCCTGGCCGTCCCGACGATACCGTTCTGCCGCTGTCTGTCCCTGCATCGAACATCTGACAGTCGTGAAGGGAGGGAGGTGA